In Geopsychrobacter electrodiphilus DSM 16401, a single window of DNA contains:
- a CDS encoding glycosyltransferase family 2 protein, whose protein sequence is MSQQKWRIAVIIPCYKVGGQVRSVLSSIGPEVNMIYLVDDACPENSGGQAQQGVTDSRLKVLRHTENLGVGGAMLTGYKQALEEGCDIVVKLDGDGQMDPKLIPALIKPIQNGQADYSKGNRFHNPDDLAQMPAVRIFGNACLSFLTKLASGYWNIFDPTNGFTAIHADVLRYLPLDKIDKRFFFESDMLFRLNTIRAVVTDLPMSALYGEEKSNLKVLKTIPEFLLKNSRNFLKRLAYNYYLRDFTVASLEILLGCAGIMFGSIFGAIKWVESATSGITVSSGTVMLSALPIILGTQMLLAFLNFDVQSVPRIPLPRSSG, encoded by the coding sequence ATGAGCCAGCAGAAGTGGCGAATCGCCGTAATCATCCCCTGCTACAAGGTCGGGGGGCAGGTCCGATCAGTCCTCTCCAGTATCGGACCTGAGGTCAATATGATTTACCTCGTTGACGACGCATGCCCTGAAAATTCCGGAGGGCAGGCACAACAGGGAGTTACCGATTCCCGCCTTAAGGTGCTGCGGCATACGGAAAACCTGGGCGTGGGAGGAGCAATGCTCACCGGCTACAAACAGGCCCTGGAGGAAGGTTGCGATATAGTCGTCAAACTCGATGGTGATGGTCAAATGGATCCGAAACTTATCCCGGCATTGATCAAACCTATCCAGAATGGGCAGGCTGATTATTCTAAGGGAAACCGTTTTCATAACCCTGACGATCTGGCCCAAATGCCTGCGGTTCGAATTTTTGGTAATGCCTGTCTTTCATTTCTCACGAAACTGGCAAGCGGCTACTGGAATATTTTTGATCCAACCAACGGCTTTACTGCCATCCACGCAGATGTTCTTAGATACTTACCTCTTGATAAAATCGATAAACGATTCTTTTTTGAGTCGGACATGCTCTTCCGCCTCAACACCATCAGGGCGGTGGTCACGGATCTGCCGATGAGTGCCCTATACGGGGAAGAAAAGAGTAATCTGAAAGTCCTTAAAACCATCCCTGAGTTTCTACTGAAAAACAGCCGAAACTTCCTCAAGCGACTGGCCTACAATTATTACCTCCGCGATTTTACCGTCGCTTCTCTCGAAATCCTGCTGGGTTGCGCAGGTATCATGTTCGGCTCAATCTTCGGGGCCATCAAGTGGGTCGAAAGTGCAACCAGTGGGATCACAGTATCAAGCGGAACCGTCATGCTCTCTGCCCTGCCGATCATCCTCGGCACCCAGATGCTGCTGGCCTTTCTCAATTTCGATGTCCAGAGTGTCCCGCGCATCCCCCTGCCCCGCAGCAGCGGCTGA
- a CDS encoding tRNA1(Val) (adenine(37)-N6)-methyltransferase — translation METVDILYRETIKLIQAKDGYRFSLDPVLLADFITVNGAARALDLGAGCGVLAVLLARRSIDLKVFGWERQGQMVTRAMESVRLSGLAEQVSICEADLRCFRELAIAGTFDLVVTNPPYRKINSGRIAPVDERAAARHELAGGLEDFLAAASWCLKHGGCFGIVFLAERLSELLVGMTAVGLEPKRLRMVHSRRGEPGKIVLVEGRKKGAVGLKVEPPLFIYKSSGVNEYTEEVKRIYEKE, via the coding sequence ATGGAAACTGTAGATATTTTGTATAGAGAAACCATTAAATTAATTCAGGCTAAAGACGGCTATCGATTTAGCCTCGACCCGGTGTTATTGGCTGATTTTATCACCGTGAATGGTGCAGCGCGTGCCCTTGATTTAGGTGCTGGTTGTGGAGTTCTGGCAGTGTTGCTTGCCCGAAGATCGATAGATTTGAAAGTTTTTGGTTGGGAACGGCAAGGACAAATGGTGACGCGGGCAATGGAGAGCGTCCGGTTGAGTGGGCTGGCAGAGCAGGTTTCGATTTGTGAGGCTGATCTGCGGTGTTTCCGCGAATTGGCTATTGCAGGAACATTTGATCTGGTTGTAACGAATCCACCCTATCGAAAAATTAATTCCGGCCGGATTGCTCCTGTCGATGAGCGTGCGGCTGCTCGACATGAACTGGCGGGCGGGCTGGAGGATTTTCTTGCTGCTGCAAGTTGGTGTTTGAAGCATGGAGGTTGCTTTGGGATTGTCTTTCTTGCCGAGCGACTGAGTGAACTACTGGTGGGCATGACCGCTGTCGGCTTAGAGCCGAAGCGCTTGCGCATGGTACACTCACGCCGGGGAGAGCCTGGCAAGATAGTTCTCGTTGAGGGGCGTAAAAAGGGTGCTGTCGGATTGAAAGTGGAGCCACCACTATTTATCTATAAGAGTTCAGGCGTTAACGAATATACCGAAGAAGTTAAACGAATTTATGAGAAAGAATAA
- a CDS encoding DciA family protein encodes MKRSERPKLKKAEAVAGLLKKLLGDTGLDDRLPRYQAWLVWDKVVGEQIARHARPLRIREKILEVRVDNPVWMQQLQMLKPQIIKKLHAELPNCDIDDIYLRRGDLQPETTTASEPTIKWQTEKLSESEQIEIEESLTGLPENDLKNEMRRLFIRQKKLTKAKSRT; translated from the coding sequence ATGAAGCGCAGCGAACGCCCGAAACTCAAAAAAGCTGAGGCCGTTGCCGGACTCCTCAAAAAACTGCTCGGTGACACAGGGCTGGATGATCGCTTACCACGGTACCAGGCCTGGCTCGTCTGGGACAAGGTGGTTGGCGAGCAGATTGCCCGCCACGCACGACCTCTCAGAATTCGAGAAAAGATCCTTGAAGTTCGCGTTGACAACCCAGTCTGGATGCAGCAACTCCAAATGCTTAAACCACAGATTATTAAAAAGCTCCACGCCGAACTGCCCAATTGTGATATCGATGACATCTACCTGCGCCGCGGGGACCTGCAACCCGAGACAACGACTGCATCAGAACCCACTATTAAGTGGCAAACAGAGAAACTGTCCGAATCCGAACAAATCGAGATCGAGGAAAGTCTGACAGGATTGCCAGAAAACGACTTAAAAAATGAAATGCGCAGGTTATTTATTCGGCAAAAAAAACTAACCAAAGCAAAATCAAGAACTTAA
- a CDS encoding DUF3343 domain-containing protein codes for MPGRTALGVRSLFGRAALVKDGDLVAIFHSIHRVMKAEKILKQAGKQVLLIPVPRQLTSDCGLAIRFTQDLRVEIEEVLAASGLEIQELYLRKYKDFVRLDG; via the coding sequence ATGCCCGGCCGGACTGCTCTTGGGGTCCGTAGTTTGTTTGGGAGAGCGGCATTGGTTAAAGATGGTGATCTGGTCGCGATTTTTCACTCAATCCATCGGGTGATGAAGGCCGAAAAAATATTGAAGCAGGCGGGCAAGCAGGTGTTGTTGATTCCGGTGCCACGGCAATTGACGAGTGACTGCGGCTTGGCGATTCGATTTACGCAAGATTTACGGGTTGAAATTGAAGAGGTTTTGGCGGCTTCCGGCTTGGAAATTCAGGAGCTGTACCTGCGGAAATATAAGGATTTTGTCCGTCTTGATGGTTGA
- the ffh gene encoding signal recognition particle protein gives MFDGLSDKLDAVFKKLRGHGRLTEQHIKETMREIRLVLLEADVNFRVVKDFVARVGERAAGQDVLQSLTPAQQVIKVVREELATLMGEGEENGLNLAARPPVPIMLCGLQGAGKTTTCGKLALKLRREKRNPLLVPADVYRPAAIEQLKTLGRQLGIEVFDSAADQDPVDICRRALAYGQLNGFDTLILDTAGRLHIDTELMDELRRIVDAVSPSEILFVADAMTGQDAVNVAASFNEQLSLTGVILTKLDGDARGGAALSIRAVTGKPIKLIGMGEKLEALEVFHPDRMAQRILGMGDVLSLIEKAQAAVNADEAAAMDASLRKQGFTLETFLEQMQMVKKMGSMESILKLIPGAGKALKKAGDMQLPEKELSRIEAIIRSMTPGERFDPRILNGSRRLRIAKGSGTRVQDVNQLLKRFVEAQKMMKKMQKMGPKGLKGMLGRGGQLPF, from the coding sequence GTGTTTGATGGCCTGTCCGACAAGTTGGATGCTGTTTTTAAGAAGTTGCGCGGACACGGGCGACTGACGGAACAGCATATCAAGGAGACCATGCGGGAGATCCGCCTGGTGCTGCTTGAGGCCGATGTTAATTTTCGGGTGGTGAAAGATTTCGTCGCTCGCGTTGGTGAGCGGGCCGCAGGTCAGGATGTCCTGCAGAGCTTAACCCCCGCCCAGCAGGTGATCAAGGTTGTTCGCGAAGAGCTCGCGACCCTGATGGGTGAAGGTGAAGAGAATGGTCTTAACCTGGCGGCACGTCCGCCGGTTCCGATCATGCTCTGTGGTTTGCAAGGTGCAGGCAAGACCACCACCTGCGGCAAGTTGGCGTTGAAGCTCCGCCGTGAAAAACGTAATCCGCTGCTGGTCCCGGCCGATGTCTACCGTCCGGCGGCGATAGAACAGCTTAAAACCCTCGGTCGGCAGCTCGGTATCGAAGTCTTCGATTCTGCGGCTGATCAGGATCCGGTCGATATCTGTCGTCGGGCCCTTGCTTATGGCCAGTTGAACGGTTTTGATACGCTGATTCTCGATACCGCCGGTCGGCTGCACATCGACACTGAGTTGATGGACGAGCTGCGGCGGATCGTTGATGCGGTGTCACCATCCGAGATATTGTTTGTTGCTGACGCGATGACCGGGCAGGATGCCGTTAACGTTGCGGCCAGCTTTAATGAACAGCTATCGTTGACTGGTGTGATTCTGACCAAACTGGACGGTGACGCTCGCGGGGGGGCGGCGCTCTCTATCCGTGCCGTGACTGGTAAGCCGATCAAGCTGATCGGCATGGGGGAAAAACTCGAAGCACTTGAGGTTTTTCATCCTGATCGCATGGCGCAGCGTATTCTCGGGATGGGCGATGTTCTCAGCCTGATCGAAAAGGCGCAGGCTGCGGTTAACGCAGATGAAGCTGCGGCGATGGACGCGAGTCTGCGCAAGCAGGGTTTCACTCTGGAAACCTTTCTCGAGCAGATGCAGATGGTTAAGAAGATGGGCTCGATGGAGTCTATTCTTAAGCTGATTCCGGGCGCGGGTAAAGCCTTGAAAAAGGCTGGAGACATGCAACTCCCCGAGAAGGAGTTGTCACGGATAGAAGCGATCATCCGGAGTATGACTCCTGGCGAACGGTTTGACCCCCGGATTTTGAATGGTTCCCGGCGGTTGCGTATCGCCAAGGGGAGCGGGACGCGCGTGCAGGATGTTAATCAACTGCTCAAACGTTTTGTTGAAGCTCAAAAAATGATGAAAAAAATGCAGAAAATGGGTCCCAAGGGGCTCAAGGGAATGCTCGGCCGTGGTGGTCAGCTTCCGTTTTAA
- the rpsP gene encoding 30S ribosomal protein S16, with protein MAVKIRLARGGAKKKPFYQIVVADERCPRDGRFIETLGQYDPRQEQSLLNLKEDRALAWLGEGAQPTDTVRRLLRDAGVWAKFKGGDKVEA; from the coding sequence ATGGCAGTAAAAATCAGGCTCGCACGTGGTGGCGCAAAGAAGAAACCTTTCTATCAGATTGTCGTAGCTGATGAGCGTTGTCCACGGGATGGCCGGTTCATTGAAACTTTGGGTCAATATGACCCTCGTCAGGAGCAGTCTCTGCTCAATCTGAAAGAAGACCGTGCTCTGGCCTGGTTGGGCGAGGGCGCACAACCAACTGACACCGTTCGTCGCCTGTTACGTGATGCCGGCGTCTGGGCCAAGTTCAAGGGCGGAGATAAAGTAGAAGCCTGA
- a CDS encoding KH domain-containing protein yields the protein MKDLIEYIAKSLVEKPDEIEITEEVAEDGSILVKLAAAQEDMGRIIGKQGRNAKAMRTLLNAKATRENKRAALQIME from the coding sequence ATGAAAGATCTGATCGAGTACATCGCCAAATCGTTGGTCGAAAAACCTGATGAGATCGAAATAACAGAGGAAGTTGCCGAAGATGGCTCGATTCTGGTCAAGCTGGCCGCTGCCCAGGAAGATATGGGCCGAATCATCGGCAAGCAGGGTCGCAATGCCAAGGCGATGCGTACCCTCCTCAATGCCAAGGCGACTCGCGAAAATAAACGGGCCGCACTGCAGATCATGGAGTAA
- the rimM gene encoding ribosome maturation factor RimM (Essential for efficient processing of 16S rRNA) — MSISEDSLIETGQIIGTHGLRGDLKVRPLSGDPGPLLQAEEFVLRLPGGQLQKVTPQRQALHKGIVLLRLSGFESLTDVEGLKGCRILLDKTLFPVLENDEFYWHQIQGSLVVDRQLGDIGRLASMFTTAAHDTWVVEGSAGEIMIPVVAEFVVSIDTEKKVIQVDLPEGLVEVDL; from the coding sequence ATGTCGATATCCGAAGACTCGCTGATTGAAACCGGACAGATAATCGGGACCCACGGATTGCGTGGTGACCTGAAGGTGCGGCCACTTTCGGGTGACCCCGGACCCTTGCTTCAGGCTGAGGAGTTTGTTCTGCGTTTGCCGGGTGGGCAGTTGCAGAAAGTAACCCCGCAGCGTCAGGCCCTGCACAAAGGGATTGTTCTTTTACGACTGAGTGGTTTTGAATCGCTGACGGACGTTGAAGGTTTAAAAGGGTGCCGCATTCTGCTAGACAAGACTCTGTTTCCCGTGTTGGAGAATGATGAGTTTTACTGGCACCAGATTCAAGGCTCACTGGTGGTGGACCGTCAACTTGGTGATATCGGCCGACTGGCTTCAATGTTTACCACTGCGGCACATGATACCTGGGTGGTTGAAGGTTCTGCCGGTGAGATTATGATTCCGGTGGTCGCTGAGTTTGTTGTCTCAATTGACACGGAGAAAAAAGTGATTCAAGTTGACCTGCCAGAAGGTCTGGTTGAGGTCGATTTGTGA
- the trmD gene encoding tRNA (guanosine(37)-N1)-methyltransferase TrmD, producing MIFEVLTLFPAMFASPMEESIIGRAIRQQLLDLRVHNLRDWAEGKHLQTDDMPYGGGDGMVMKPEPVGRALAALKENSPRSRVLLMTPQGQPFKQHHALQLAQEEGLIFLCGRYEGFDERIRQSMVDAEFSLGDFVLTGGELPAMVIIDAIARHLPGVLGNAGSAVTDSFSDGLLEYPQYTRPADYAGMKVPEVLVSGDHARIARWRREQQLRRTFERRPELLAAANLSDAERKFINELRNEAQKI from the coding sequence GTGATATTTGAAGTTTTAACCCTCTTCCCGGCGATGTTCGCTTCTCCGATGGAAGAGAGTATCATCGGCCGTGCCATCCGTCAGCAGTTGCTTGATCTGCGGGTGCACAATCTGCGTGACTGGGCCGAGGGCAAGCATCTTCAAACCGACGATATGCCTTATGGCGGTGGCGACGGCATGGTGATGAAGCCTGAACCCGTCGGGCGCGCGCTGGCTGCGCTTAAAGAGAATTCTCCGCGGAGTCGAGTGCTGCTGATGACCCCGCAGGGTCAACCGTTCAAACAGCATCATGCCCTGCAACTTGCGCAAGAGGAGGGTTTGATCTTTCTCTGCGGACGCTATGAAGGGTTTGATGAGCGCATCCGCCAGTCGATGGTAGATGCAGAGTTTTCCCTCGGGGATTTTGTCCTGACTGGTGGGGAACTTCCGGCGATGGTAATAATCGATGCGATTGCGCGCCACTTGCCCGGGGTGCTCGGCAACGCCGGTAGTGCGGTAACGGATTCTTTTTCCGATGGTCTGCTTGAGTACCCGCAGTATACGCGACCAGCAGATTATGCCGGGATGAAAGTTCCTGAAGTGCTGGTGTCGGGTGACCATGCCCGAATTGCCCGCTGGCGTCGCGAACAGCAATTGCGCCGAACCTTTGAACGCCGTCCTGAACTTTTAGCCGCGGCGAACCTGAGTGATGCGGAACGTAAATTTATCAACGAGCTGCGTAACGAAGCGCAGAAAATATAA
- the rplS gene encoding 50S ribosomal protein L19: MNIIDQLELEQMKKDIPSFRAGDTLKIHVKITEGDKQRIQLYQGLCIRRRNRGLGSSYTVRKISGNVGVERVFPLYSPSVAEIEVVRCGRVRRAKLYYLRNLRGKAARITEKRMV; encoded by the coding sequence ATGAACATTATCGATCAACTTGAATTGGAACAAATGAAAAAAGATATCCCCAGCTTTAGAGCAGGGGACACTCTGAAGATCCATGTCAAGATTACTGAAGGTGACAAACAGCGGATTCAGCTCTATCAAGGGCTCTGCATTCGTCGCCGTAATCGCGGACTCGGTTCATCCTACACGGTACGTAAGATCTCGGGCAACGTTGGGGTTGAGCGGGTCTTTCCGTTGTACTCTCCCAGTGTCGCCGAGATTGAAGTTGTGCGCTGTGGTCGTGTGCGTCGTGCCAAGCTCTACTACCTGCGCAATCTGCGCGGTAAGGCTGCACGTATTACCGAGAAGCGCATGGTCTGA
- a CDS encoding ribonuclease HII, whose product MNLELFPQPEISTLFFEKQARDKGFCGVAGIDEAGRGPLAGPVVAAAVILPEHFVLAGLDDSKKLSEKKREELFPLIRMQVQAYGIGLATSGEIDQLNILQATLLAMRRALKRIQSQVDYLLIDGITALPVNLPQQTLIKGDSRSLSIAAASVLAKVARDRLMVELDRQYPGYGFARHKGYGTLVHRQAIAENGPAAPHRLTFAGVREFVQSP is encoded by the coding sequence ATCAACTTAGAACTCTTCCCTCAGCCTGAAATTTCGACGCTCTTCTTTGAGAAACAGGCTCGAGATAAGGGTTTTTGCGGGGTTGCAGGGATAGATGAGGCCGGTCGCGGTCCTTTAGCCGGACCGGTCGTAGCTGCCGCTGTCATCTTGCCAGAGCATTTTGTTCTCGCCGGTCTGGACGATTCCAAAAAGTTGAGTGAAAAAAAGCGTGAAGAGCTTTTTCCTCTGATCCGCATGCAGGTTCAGGCCTACGGCATTGGACTTGCCACCTCTGGAGAGATCGATCAGCTTAATATTCTGCAAGCGACCCTGCTGGCAATGCGGCGTGCCCTGAAGAGAATCCAGTCACAGGTTGATTATCTGCTGATTGATGGTATCACGGCATTGCCGGTCAATTTACCCCAGCAGACCCTTATCAAGGGGGATAGCCGTTCCTTGTCAATTGCGGCGGCATCTGTTCTGGCCAAGGTCGCGCGTGATCGCTTGATGGTTGAACTTGACCGCCAATATCCGGGTTACGGTTTTGCCCGGCACAAGGGCTATGGTACCCTTGTCCATCGTCAGGCCATTGCCGAGAATGGTCCCGCTGCGCCACATCGTCTGACCTTTGCCGGGGTCAGAGAATTTGTGCAGTCCCCATGA
- a CDS encoding YraN family protein, producing the protein MTQARLSLGAWGEDQAADYLRRLGLKIVARNFSTPVGEVDIIARSKKELIFIEVKTRRSNAYGTPAEAVGPRKQRQIIRTAQWYLTAEKSRLQPRFDVVGVMPDGEGGARIEHLPAAFEME; encoded by the coding sequence ATGACGCAGGCACGACTTAGTCTGGGGGCATGGGGCGAGGACCAGGCGGCGGATTATCTGCGACGACTGGGGCTGAAGATTGTGGCACGAAATTTTTCGACCCCGGTCGGTGAAGTCGATATTATCGCCCGCAGTAAAAAAGAATTAATCTTCATTGAAGTCAAGACGCGTCGAAGTAATGCCTACGGCACTCCGGCTGAAGCTGTTGGTCCGCGTAAGCAGCGACAAATTATCCGCACCGCCCAGTGGTATCTCACCGCGGAGAAGAGCCGCCTGCAACCCCGTTTTGATGTTGTTGGCGTCATGCCTGACGGGGAAGGCGGGGCGCGGATCGAACATTTACCCGCTGCGTTTGAAATGGAATAA
- a CDS encoding NAD(+) synthase, whose translation MSIDLKQLGMFRVAVVTPELRVADVTFNLAAIKKTALDAGQLGASLCLYPELGLSGYTCADLFFQPLLQQQVVLALCELARFSAADCPVLVVGAPLAQGGRLFNCAVLIAHGVICGAVPKTFLPNRGEFYEQRWFASARERNTDHLLLAGDLIPFGEDLLFQADQYPELRVGIELCEDLWAVEPPSGSQALAGATLLLNLSASPEVLGKRDYRQQLVASQSARCLAAYAYASAGPNESSTDLVFSGHSLIAEYGQLLAETERFRFDNQLVLADVDLQRLVGERQRNSSYANASPQRQYRVLSFSPPAPIVAKLLRPVNRTPFVPDSGSERSERCQEIFALQTSGLAKRLKHTQSKNLVIGLSGGLDSTLALLVCIRAFDLLGLERQGIHALTMPGFGTTKRTRSNAEKLAELLGCTLRIVSIDAAVRQHFADIGHAETQRDLTYENSQARERTQILMDVANQVEGLVIGTGDLSELALGWCTYNGDHMSMYAVNTGVPKTLVRYLVDWCAGHEFEGEISQVLADVCATPVSPELLPPDANGEIDQITEDLVGPYLLHDFFLYHLVRLHYPPQKILQLAQHSFADEFTPEELKKWLQVFYRRFFSQQFKRSCLPDGPKVGTIALSPRGDWRMPSDACVELWLQQLETL comes from the coding sequence ATGTCAATTGATTTGAAGCAACTGGGGATGTTCAGGGTCGCGGTGGTTACGCCGGAGTTGCGCGTGGCGGATGTCACATTTAACCTCGCCGCTATCAAAAAGACCGCCCTTGACGCTGGTCAGCTGGGGGCCTCGCTTTGTCTTTATCCCGAACTTGGGCTTAGTGGCTATACCTGTGCCGATCTCTTTTTTCAGCCGCTCCTGCAACAACAGGTTGTCCTGGCCTTATGTGAATTGGCGCGGTTCAGCGCTGCAGATTGTCCTGTGTTGGTGGTCGGCGCTCCTTTGGCGCAGGGTGGACGTCTGTTTAATTGTGCGGTGTTGATTGCGCATGGCGTCATCTGTGGTGCGGTTCCCAAAACATTTTTGCCGAATCGGGGCGAGTTCTACGAGCAGCGCTGGTTCGCCTCGGCGCGGGAACGCAATACCGATCACCTTCTGCTGGCCGGTGACCTGATCCCCTTTGGTGAGGACCTGCTTTTTCAGGCGGATCAGTACCCTGAACTGCGGGTCGGAATTGAGCTTTGCGAGGATCTCTGGGCGGTCGAGCCTCCCAGTGGTTCACAGGCCCTGGCCGGTGCAACCTTATTACTGAATCTGTCGGCCAGCCCTGAAGTTCTCGGAAAACGTGACTACCGTCAGCAACTGGTGGCATCGCAATCGGCGCGTTGTCTGGCCGCCTACGCCTACGCTTCAGCCGGGCCGAACGAGTCGAGCACCGACCTGGTTTTTTCCGGGCATAGCCTCATCGCCGAATATGGTCAGCTTCTCGCTGAAACCGAGCGTTTCCGTTTCGACAATCAGCTGGTCCTGGCCGATGTTGATCTGCAGCGACTGGTGGGAGAACGCCAGCGCAACAGCAGCTATGCCAACGCCAGTCCGCAACGTCAATACCGGGTCCTGAGTTTTTCTCCCCCGGCACCTATTGTCGCAAAACTGTTACGGCCGGTGAATCGGACCCCTTTTGTTCCCGATTCGGGGTCGGAACGTTCCGAGCGTTGTCAGGAAATTTTTGCCCTGCAGACTAGCGGGCTCGCCAAACGGTTGAAACATACCCAAAGCAAAAATCTTGTTATCGGCCTGTCGGGTGGGCTTGACTCGACTCTGGCACTTCTGGTCTGCATTCGTGCTTTTGATCTCCTGGGCTTAGAGAGGCAGGGGATTCATGCCCTGACCATGCCCGGCTTCGGTACGACCAAGCGCACCCGCTCTAACGCAGAAAAACTAGCTGAACTGCTCGGTTGCACCTTACGCATTGTTTCGATCGATGCCGCGGTGCGCCAGCATTTTGCTGATATCGGTCATGCTGAAACCCAGCGGGATCTGACCTATGAGAATTCACAGGCCCGCGAACGGACCCAGATTCTGATGGATGTCGCGAACCAGGTTGAAGGTCTGGTGATCGGTACCGGAGATCTCTCGGAACTGGCCCTCGGTTGGTGTACCTACAACGGTGATCATATGTCGATGTATGCGGTGAATACCGGAGTGCCGAAGACCCTGGTCCGCTATCTGGTCGACTGGTGTGCCGGGCATGAGTTTGAAGGGGAGATTTCGCAGGTGCTGGCCGATGTCTGTGCGACCCCGGTGAGCCCGGAGCTCTTGCCACCCGATGCGAATGGGGAGATTGATCAGATTACCGAAGACCTGGTCGGTCCCTATCTGCTGCATGATTTTTTCCTCTATCATCTGGTGCGCCTGCATTATCCGCCGCAAAAAATTCTACAGCTCGCACAACATTCCTTTGCCGACGAGTTTACGCCTGAAGAATTGAAAAAGTGGTTGCAGGTTTTTTACCGCCGCTTTTTCAGCCAGCAGTTTAAGCGCTCCTGTCTGCCCGACGGACCCAAGGTCGGCACAATCGCGCTCTCCCCACGCGGTGACTGGAGGATGCCGAGCGATGCCTGTGTCGAACTCTGGCTCCAGCAGTTGGAGACCCTGTAA
- the rsmI gene encoding 16S rRNA (cytidine(1402)-2'-O)-methyltransferase — protein MSGLLYVVATPIGNLEDMTYRAVRILAEVDLIAAEDTRHSRRLLDHYGIKTRLISCHEHNEKERSIELIQRLQTGENVALISDAGTPAIADPGYRLVRACRLAGVEVACVPGCNALIAGLSISGLPTDNFRFAGFLPSKKTARQKLISDLCSVDHTLVFYETPHRLLAALEDLCHICGAGREVAIGRELTKKHEELFFGTLLEASEYFAQKTVKGELVLMLAAAANEAPIETIEAALQRLHAEGELTWKEIVKRVAKEHGLPGSEVYARSLPFRS, from the coding sequence GTGAGCGGTCTCCTGTATGTCGTTGCTACACCGATTGGCAACCTTGAAGATATGACCTATCGTGCGGTGCGGATTCTGGCTGAAGTCGATCTGATTGCCGCCGAAGATACCCGCCACAGTCGGCGTCTGCTTGACCATTACGGTATTAAAACCCGCCTGATCTCCTGCCATGAGCACAATGAAAAGGAACGGAGTATTGAACTCATCCAGCGGTTACAGACGGGCGAGAATGTTGCGCTGATCAGTGATGCTGGAACCCCGGCAATCGCCGACCCGGGTTACCGTCTGGTGCGTGCCTGCCGGCTGGCGGGTGTCGAGGTTGCTTGTGTACCGGGGTGCAATGCGCTGATCGCGGGGCTGTCGATCAGCGGGCTGCCGACCGACAATTTTCGCTTTGCCGGGTTTTTGCCCTCCAAAAAAACTGCACGGCAGAAGCTGATTTCAGATCTCTGCAGTGTCGACCACACCCTGGTTTTTTATGAGACCCCGCATCGCCTTCTGGCCGCACTCGAAGATCTGTGCCATATTTGCGGGGCTGGCCGCGAAGTCGCCATCGGTCGCGAATTGACCAAGAAACATGAAGAATTGTTCTTCGGCACCTTGCTTGAGGCGAGTGAATATTTTGCGCAAAAAACCGTCAAGGGAGAGCTGGTGTTGATGCTCGCCGCCGCCGCGAATGAAGCTCCAATTGAAACGATTGAAGCTGCTCTGCAGCGGCTGCATGCCGAGGGGGAATTAACCTGGAAAGAGATCGTTAAGCGGGTCGCGAAAGAGCATGGCTTGCCCGGGAGCGAGGTTTATGCCCGCTCGCTCCCGTTTCGTTCTTAA
- a CDS encoding LA_2272 family surface repeat-containing protein — protein MKKLILVLIGCFLATGAVAAETQGFQLSLIPDIAIQARTTRIKGVSLNIWGENPQNAIALGLVNGSTGDSSGVSVGLLANYAETYEGAQLAWFANYSSVKLTGFQWAAFNYAAKLHGLQLGFINFAESSDKGVQVGLINIMNNTKDWFRNFPNEIAPVMVLVNWRF, from the coding sequence ATGAAAAAGTTGATCCTAGTTTTAATCGGCTGCTTCCTTGCTACCGGAGCGGTGGCTGCCGAAACCCAAGGGTTTCAGTTGAGCTTAATCCCGGATATCGCCATTCAAGCCAGAACCACCCGTATCAAGGGGGTCTCCTTAAATATCTGGGGAGAAAATCCGCAAAACGCCATCGCGCTCGGGCTAGTCAACGGCTCCACGGGTGATAGTTCAGGAGTATCCGTCGGATTATTGGCAAACTATGCGGAGACCTACGAAGGGGCGCAGCTGGCATGGTTCGCCAACTACTCTTCGGTGAAGCTCACCGGGTTTCAGTGGGCGGCGTTCAACTACGCGGCTAAATTACACGGCCTGCAACTCGGCTTCATAAATTTCGCTGAATCCTCTGACAAGGGGGTTCAGGTGGGCTTGATTAATATCATGAACAACACAAAGGACTGGTTCCGAAACTTCCCCAACGAGATTGCACCGGTTATGGTTCTGGTCAACTGGCGCTTCTAA